A segment of the Lelliottia amnigena genome:
TTACGTTTTGCAGACCGAAAAGCATCGTTCAGGCAAGTGATGGTCGGGTTGTAAGGTATCGCTGATTGATTTGATACGGCAAACGCATTGGCTCCATCAGATGAAGTTCGTTACCTTAGCTCTCAACGAAAACACGGAGGAAGTACAGATGTCCTTGATTAACACCAAAATTAAACCTTTCAAAAACCAGGCGTTCAAAAACGGCGAATTCATCGAAGTCACCGAGAAAGACACCGAAGGCCGCTGGAGTGTGTTCTTCTTCTATCCAGCTGACTTCACTTTCGTTTGCCCGACCGAACTGGGCGACGTAGCGGATCATTACGACGAACTGCAGAAACTGGGCGTGGACGTTTATTCCGTTTCCACTGATACCCACTTCACTCACAAAGCATGGCACGGCAGCTCCGACACCATCGCCAAAATCAAATACGCGATGATCGGCGACCCAACTGGCGCCCTGACCCGTAACTTCGACAACATGCGTGAAGATGAAGGTCTGGCAGATCGTGCAACCTTCGTTGTTGACCCGCAGGGCATCATCCAGGCCATCGAAGTTACCGCTGAAGGTATCGGCCGTGATGCGTCTGACCTGCTGCGTAAAATCAAAGCGGCACAGTACGTTGCGTCTCACCCAGGCGAAGTGTGCCCGGCGAAATGGAAAGAGGGTGATGCGACCTTAGCGCCATCTCTGGACCTGGTCGGCAAAATCTAATTTCCCGTCGTCTTTCGCGCCAGTGCTGCGTTGGCAGCGCCTGTTCACCCCGGTCACTGACCTGTGTCAGCTCCCGGGGATTCTCAGGCTAGCCGCCTTGCTCTGGCACGAAATACTTAGGGAAATACATTTTCTTCGGTTATCGCGCCAGTGCCGCGTTGGCAGCGCCTGTGTTCACCCCGGTCACTGACCTGTGTCAGCTCCCGGGGATTCTCAGGCTAGCCGTCTTGCTCTGGCACGAATCCAAAGGAAATTACGCTTGTTAACGGGTGCATGCCGCACCCGTTTCATTCTAAACCCCATGATGCAAGCCGCATTCAGGCCGCCCAGACAAGGCAGCTTGCATGATGATGTTTTTTAAGCAGGAGATTAACGATGCTCGACACCAACATGAAAACCCAGCTCAAGGCCTATCTTGAGAAACTGACCAAACCTGTTGAGTTGATTGCCACGCTGGATGACAGCGCCAGATCGGCAGAAATCAAGGAACTGCTGGCGGAAATCGCCGAACTGTCACCCAAAGTGACCTTTAAAGAAGACAACAGCCTGGCGGTGCGTAAGCCGTCATTCCTGATTACCAATCCAGGCTCAGACCAGGGACCGCGCTTTGCTGGTTCTCCGCTTGGGCACGAATTTACGTCGCTGGTGCTGGCGCTGCTGTGGACCGGTGGTCATCCATCGAAAGAAGCGCAGACGCTGCTGGAGCAAATCCGCGATATCGACGGTGATTTTGAGTTTGAAACCTACTACTCGCTGTCATGCCACAACTGCCCGGACGTGGTGCAGGCTCTGAACCTGATGGCCGTGCTGAACCCGCGCATTAAGCACACTGCGATTGACGGCGGCGTGTTCCAGAATGAAATCACCGATCGTAATGTGATGGGCGTTCCGGCGGTGTTCGTGAACGGGAAAGAGTTTGGTCAGGGTCGTATGACGCTGACGGAAATCGTGGCCAAAATTGATACCGGTGCTGAAAAGCGCGCGGCGGAAGAACTCAACAAGCGTGATGTTTACGACGTGCTGATTGTCGGTTCCGGCCCTGCGGGCGCTGCGGCAGCGGTCTACTCGGCACGTAAAGGGATTCGTACCGGCCTGATGGGCGAGCGCTTTGGTGGCCAGGTTCTGGATACCGTAGATATCGAAAACTACATTTCCGTGCCAAAAACCGAAGGCCAAAAGCTGGCGGGCGCACTGAAAGCGCACGTCGATGATTACGATGTCGATGTCATCGACAGCCAAAGCGCCAGCAAACTGGTTCCGGCTGCGACAGAAGGCGGCTTACACCAGATTGAAACGGCCTCCGGTGCGGTGCTAAAAGCGCGCAGCGTGATCATCGCGACGGGTGCGAAATGGCGCAATATGAACGTGCCGGGAGAAGATCAGTATCGCACCAAAGGCGTGACCTACTGTCCGCACTGCGACGGCCCGCTGTTTAAAGGCAAACGCGTGGCGGTGATCGGCGGGGGTAACTCAGGTGTGGAAGCGGCTATTGATCTGGCGGGACTCGTTGAGCACGTCACGCTGCTGGAATTTGCCCCTGAAATGAAAGCCGACCAGGTATTGCAGGATAAAGTCCGCAGCCTGAAAAACGTCGATATCGTCCTGAATGCTCAGACCACGGAAGTGAAAGGCGACGGCAGTAAAGTGACCGGTCTGGAATACCGTGACCGCGTCAGCGGTGATGTGCACAACGTGGCGCTGTCAGGCATTTTCGTGCAGATCGGTTTGCTGCCAAACACCACCTGGCTTGAAGGCGCGATTGAGCGCAACCG
Coding sequences within it:
- the ahpC gene encoding alkyl hydroperoxide reductase; protein product: MSLINTKIKPFKNQAFKNGEFIEVTEKDTEGRWSVFFFYPADFTFVCPTELGDVADHYDELQKLGVDVYSVSTDTHFTHKAWHGSSDTIAKIKYAMIGDPTGALTRNFDNMREDEGLADRATFVVDPQGIIQAIEVTAEGIGRDASDLLRKIKAAQYVASHPGEVCPAKWKEGDATLAPSLDLVGKI
- the ahpF gene encoding alkyl hydroperoxide reductase subunit F: MLDTNMKTQLKAYLEKLTKPVELIATLDDSARSAEIKELLAEIAELSPKVTFKEDNSLAVRKPSFLITNPGSDQGPRFAGSPLGHEFTSLVLALLWTGGHPSKEAQTLLEQIRDIDGDFEFETYYSLSCHNCPDVVQALNLMAVLNPRIKHTAIDGGVFQNEITDRNVMGVPAVFVNGKEFGQGRMTLTEIVAKIDTGAEKRAAEELNKRDVYDVLIVGSGPAGAAAAVYSARKGIRTGLMGERFGGQVLDTVDIENYISVPKTEGQKLAGALKAHVDDYDVDVIDSQSASKLVPAATEGGLHQIETASGAVLKARSVIIATGAKWRNMNVPGEDQYRTKGVTYCPHCDGPLFKGKRVAVIGGGNSGVEAAIDLAGLVEHVTLLEFAPEMKADQVLQDKVRSLKNVDIVLNAQTTEVKGDGSKVTGLEYRDRVSGDVHNVALSGIFVQIGLLPNTTWLEGAIERNRMGEIMIDAKCETSVKGVFAAGDCTTVPYKQIIIATGEGAKASLSAFDYLIRTKTA